A portion of the Mesobacillus sp. AQ2 genome contains these proteins:
- a CDS encoding YhcN/YlaJ family sporulation lipoprotein: protein MKFFQGLTIVLVIALSTGCAMNNGAREDVRDDNNTRIQNYDQTDRGARILNDNLDGDNNDVQMRVHDDVKNNIEDLKEVRRAHVIVTDHTAYVAVVLNNDETGNIRKDLENKISDKVKSTDKSIDNVYVSSNPDFVDRMSDYGNQIQNGKPVRGLYDQFKEMVQRVFPSAR, encoded by the coding sequence ATGAAGTTTTTTCAAGGGTTAACAATCGTATTAGTCATTGCTTTAAGTACTGGATGTGCAATGAACAATGGAGCCAGGGAAGATGTCAGGGATGACAATAATACAAGGATCCAAAATTACGACCAAACAGACAGAGGCGCGAGGATTCTTAATGATAATCTCGATGGCGATAATAATGATGTGCAAATGCGAGTTCACGATGATGTAAAAAACAACATCGAGGATTTAAAGGAAGTTAGAAGGGCACATGTTATTGTTACAGATCATACTGCATATGTAGCTGTTGTTTTAAATAATGATGAAACAGGCAATATCAGAAAAGATCTCGAAAATAAAATTTCTGATAAAGTTAAATCAACTGATAAAAGTATAGACAATGTTTATGTTTCAAGTAACCCGGATTTTGTTGACCGTATGAGTGATTATGGCAACCAAATTCAGAATGGAAAGCCTGTAAGAGGCCTGTATGATCAATTTAAGGAAATGGTCCAACGAGTTTTCCCATCGGCTAGATAA
- a CDS encoding DMT family transporter yields the protein MLQRMGNAPYFLLVIAALFWGGNAVAGKFLAGSLPPVTISFTRLAIGVLIMSPVIIKLFMHERAAFREHFRLLLFLAVTGVIGFNLLIYWAVNYTTAINATLLNSTSPLFIFLLSALLIGEKMELRYWVSMVISMLGVLVVITHGSFERMLSLHFNIGDLIMVLAVISWALYSIFIKKISGKIPSLAIFGFTLTIGFLLMIPAVGIELFMVPVGNVGLEEWSALFYIGIFPSICSFLLWNRGVELIGPSKASISLNLIPVFGTVFAFFVLGEVISLPQILGGCLVFAGVAITSFTKKKTVQLAEEA from the coding sequence TTGCTGCAAAGAATGGGGAATGCACCTTACTTTTTATTAGTCATCGCTGCTTTGTTCTGGGGAGGCAATGCGGTGGCTGGCAAGTTTCTTGCTGGTTCGCTTCCGCCGGTGACAATATCGTTCACTCGTTTGGCGATTGGGGTTTTAATTATGTCTCCGGTCATCATTAAGCTATTCATGCATGAAAGAGCTGCCTTCCGCGAGCATTTCAGGCTGCTTTTGTTCCTGGCGGTGACGGGCGTGATTGGCTTTAATTTACTTATCTATTGGGCTGTCAATTATACAACGGCCATAAATGCGACTTTATTGAACAGTACGAGCCCTCTGTTTATTTTCCTTCTATCAGCACTGTTGATCGGGGAGAAGATGGAGCTGAGGTACTGGGTTTCGATGGTTATTTCGATGCTTGGGGTGCTTGTTGTCATTACTCATGGTTCTTTTGAACGGATGCTGTCACTGCATTTTAATATTGGTGATCTGATCATGGTACTGGCTGTCATTTCGTGGGCATTGTATTCTATTTTTATTAAGAAGATTTCCGGTAAAATACCTTCTTTAGCAATTTTCGGATTTACGCTGACGATTGGTTTTTTGCTGATGATTCCTGCGGTGGGGATCGAACTGTTCATGGTCCCGGTGGGAAATGTAGGACTAGAGGAATGGAGTGCGCTATTTTACATAGGGATTTTCCCATCCATTTGTTCTTTTTTATTATGGAATCGTGGGGTTGAGCTAATTGGGCCTTCAAAGGCGTCGATATCGTTGAATCTAATTCCGGTGTTTGGTACCGTGTTCGCGTTCTTTGTTCTCGGTGAGGTGATATCTTTGCCGCAAATCCTTGGCGGATGCCTTGTTTTTGCAGGAGTGGCCATCACTTCTTTTACCAAAAAGAAAACTGTACAATTAGCAGAGGAAGCATAG
- a CDS encoding proline iminopeptidase-family hydrolase, with the protein MMYQEGFVEVTGGRVWYEIYNKDAKGTPVVILHGGPGSSTYSLKGLKALGEGRPVVMYDQLGCGKSDRPDDLSLWKIDRFVEELGQVREALKLTEVHILGHSWGTTLAAAYVLTKPIGVKSVIFSSPCLSAPMWEEDQKRNIAKLPTEVQETILRCEESGETDSAEFHDAIKAFNKEFVFRGEPDLEWIKAGAGMRNPVVYEMMWGPSEFTVKGNLKTFDCTQQLSRIECSTLYTCGRFDEATPESTQYYAQMTPASEVHVFESSAHMAYIEEPEEYLRVIGEFLEKVDCKV; encoded by the coding sequence ATGATGTACCAAGAAGGGTTTGTAGAGGTTACCGGGGGAAGAGTCTGGTATGAGATTTACAACAAGGATGCAAAGGGGACACCGGTTGTGATATTACATGGAGGTCCAGGATCCTCGACTTATTCATTAAAAGGATTAAAAGCGCTTGGCGAGGGTCGCCCTGTTGTGATGTACGATCAGCTGGGCTGTGGTAAGTCAGACCGGCCGGATGATCTTTCTCTATGGAAAATTGATCGATTCGTTGAGGAGCTTGGACAGGTTCGCGAAGCATTGAAGCTTACCGAAGTTCATATACTTGGACATTCCTGGGGAACTACATTGGCTGCTGCATATGTCTTGACCAAGCCAATTGGCGTGAAGAGTGTCATTTTTTCGAGCCCCTGCTTGAGTGCACCTATGTGGGAAGAGGATCAGAAGCGGAATATCGCCAAGCTGCCGACTGAGGTTCAGGAGACGATTTTGCGCTGTGAGGAAAGCGGGGAGACGGATTCCGCGGAATTCCATGATGCGATAAAGGCGTTCAATAAGGAATTTGTTTTCCGGGGTGAACCAGATCTGGAATGGATAAAGGCTGGAGCTGGGATGAGGAACCCAGTGGTTTATGAAATGATGTGGGGACCTTCCGAATTCACGGTAAAAGGGAATCTTAAAACCTTCGATTGTACCCAGCAATTGAGCAGGATTGAGTGTTCGACACTTTATACATGTGGCCGTTTTGATGAGGCGACCCCAGAATCGACTCAGTATTATGCCCAAATGACCCCTGCATCAGAGGTACATGTCTTTGAAAGCAGTGCCCATATGGCGTACATTGAGGAACCTGAAGAGTATCTGAGAGTGATTGGTGAGTTTCTAGAAAAAGTCGATTGTAAGGTGTGA
- a CDS encoding CBO0543 family protein translates to MYVLFPLTCVMYNQFTNKMDTLKSILCVPLFSGPMTILEHWLEKNTGLVKYHKGWNSYITFMVLSLTFLLVKGSIKGILLLDQKFNKPSTIENHDVLPK, encoded by the coding sequence TTGTATGTCCTGTTTCCTTTAACATGTGTGATGTATAATCAATTCACTAACAAAATGGATACCTTAAAGTCTATATTATGTGTTCCACTATTTAGTGGACCGATGACCATTTTGGAGCATTGGCTTGAAAAGAACACTGGTTTAGTTAAATATCATAAAGGTTGGAATAGCTATATTACCTTTATGGTTCTTTCCCTTACTTTTTTGTTGGTTAAAGGGTCCATAAAGGGAATTCTTTTATTGGATCAAAAATTCAACAAACCCTCAACAATTGAAAACCATGATGTCCTACCTAAATAA
- a CDS encoding CBO0543 family protein, translating into MKDRSILNILTLIGLFGSIFFLSRKKYKFKDWVLIYFIKTLVSTIFDGPVIKRKYVKYPHRYFPKLFDSNIVFCMSCFL; encoded by the coding sequence ATGAAAGATAGATCCATATTGAATATCTTGACTTTAATTGGTCTTTTCGGAAGCATCTTTTTTTTGTCGAGAAAAAAATATAAATTTAAAGACTGGGTTCTTATTTATTTTATAAAGACTCTGGTCTCTACGATTTTTGACGGTCCAGTTATAAAAAGAAAATATGTTAAATACCCACATCGCTATTTCCCGAAACTTTTCGATTCCAACATTGTTTTTTGTATGTCCTGTTTCCTTTAA
- a CDS encoding DUF4145 domain-containing protein produces MIKSEETKIEGAKMNSHTYFYQFLEPLSKELALLARELENSIFSSPRTMLTHSRVFIENILQQVTKQEGISEGARIGLKERLDLLNDQGYLIPEIRDALHLVRRLGNQAAHDARMFRYSEALLSWESLYSIVKWYVEVYGPIEAAVPEYQDPSPQTEKVFDMTELEIRLKGLEELLKTPPVQQAETQAMEEVAAAVAAPIAIEVQETPGFTPIRTITYKGRSLEIPYFLRDVFLLPQRFDKSETFLIRLGAEQEARIISELPSNLEGLHKNVKRYSEKNDEQFFDELGVFIEEEKVRRNLTLKRQGELFFFYKANHLVVTDELKKVPLTAEEFTGIPSLLRQLNEDQIYTVSQLPMELVILAKYDNVGVGTVEKLFDQLKARVTNHTVQADDNSSTERKSFKKWESLYVKVKLDGNQSVIEGSSVPAIWKEAMKWMEDNRLPLHNLVKAGIILGFTDIGKRYAIALQPFHPDQRPFTQLHTYQSQISGDVYYLETKINPKSGLETLGKVLTRLDVEVDIPLLKGE; encoded by the coding sequence ATGATAAAATCAGAGGAGACTAAAATCGAGGGAGCAAAAATGAATTCTCATACATATTTCTATCAATTTTTAGAGCCGCTTTCAAAGGAACTGGCATTACTGGCCAGGGAACTGGAAAATAGTATTTTTTCTAGTCCAAGAACGATGCTGACTCATTCAAGGGTATTCATTGAAAATATTTTGCAGCAAGTGACCAAACAAGAGGGAATTTCCGAGGGTGCCCGGATTGGTTTGAAAGAAAGGCTGGATTTGCTCAATGATCAGGGATATTTGATTCCTGAGATTCGAGATGCGCTGCACTTGGTTCGGAGATTGGGAAACCAGGCAGCACATGATGCGCGAATGTTTCGCTATTCTGAAGCGCTTTTGTCATGGGAATCTTTGTATAGCATCGTTAAATGGTATGTCGAGGTGTACGGTCCTATTGAAGCAGCAGTGCCGGAATATCAGGATCCTTCTCCACAGACAGAAAAAGTTTTCGATATGACAGAGCTAGAGATCAGGTTGAAGGGTTTGGAAGAACTGTTGAAGACCCCCCCAGTACAACAAGCTGAGACGCAGGCAATGGAGGAAGTGGCCGCGGCAGTTGCTGCGCCGATAGCAATCGAAGTTCAGGAGACACCGGGTTTTACGCCAATCAGGACGATCACTTATAAAGGAAGATCTCTTGAAATTCCTTATTTTCTGCGTGATGTATTTCTGTTGCCCCAGCGTTTCGATAAGTCCGAAACTTTTTTGATTCGACTTGGTGCAGAGCAGGAGGCTCGAATCATTAGTGAACTGCCAAGTAACCTGGAAGGCCTGCATAAGAATGTGAAGCGTTACAGTGAAAAAAATGATGAGCAGTTTTTCGACGAGCTTGGTGTTTTTATCGAAGAAGAGAAAGTGCGGAGGAACTTGACACTGAAGCGCCAGGGCGAATTGTTTTTCTTTTACAAAGCGAATCATCTTGTCGTGACAGATGAGTTGAAGAAAGTACCACTGACTGCTGAGGAATTCACGGGGATTCCAAGTTTGTTGAGACAGTTGAATGAAGACCAGATTTATACTGTCAGCCAGCTTCCAATGGAGCTTGTGATTTTAGCGAAGTATGACAATGTTGGAGTCGGGACTGTTGAGAAGTTATTCGATCAGCTGAAGGCTAGGGTTACAAACCACACAGTCCAAGCAGATGACAATAGTTCAACAGAGCGAAAGAGCTTCAAGAAGTGGGAATCATTATACGTAAAAGTAAAGCTGGATGGTAATCAATCTGTTATTGAAGGTTCTAGCGTTCCGGCAATTTGGAAGGAAGCGATGAAGTGGATGGAAGACAATCGTCTTCCTCTGCACAACCTGGTAAAAGCAGGCATTATCCTTGGATTTACCGATATTGGCAAGCGTTATGCCATTGCGCTCCAGCCCTTCCATCCAGATCAAAGACCATTTACTCAGCTTCATACTTATCAATCACAAATTTCTGGGGATGTATATTATCTAGAGACGAAAATCAATCCGAAGTCCGGGCTTGAGACACTTGGTAAGGTTCTCACCCGTTTAGATGTTGAGGTGGATATCCCATTATTGAAGGGTGAATAA
- a CDS encoding DUF3934 domain-containing protein — translation MSKDKGKSGTGRGTGKKGWNRWQASANKKKSAKPYKSKGVKHQDASKDELSEN, via the coding sequence TTGAGTAAAGATAAGGGTAAGAGCGGAACAGGCAGAGGTACAGGCAAAAAAGGCTGGAATCGCTGGCAAGCAAGTGCAAATAAAAAAAAGAGTGCAAAACCCTATAAAAGTAAAGGTGTAAAACATCAAGATGCTTCAAAAGATGAACTATCCGAAAATTAG
- a CDS encoding ABC transporter substrate-binding protein, which yields MRKQFRRFAQFTTLSSLLLLSACGGAQSSVEKEANGAGGKVTADIGVISYISGPGAAYGEAITNGLNLASEEINKKGEVEINLVIEDSSGKQDQALTAAQKLMNSENVTAIIGPTLSTEMNVVGPEADLNGVPIMGTSTTAEGIPQIGEYVFRNSLPEALAIPAAIDKAIEKYDAKKVAILYGNDDVFTKSGFDTMKKAAEQKGLEILTIETFQKGQSDYNAQLTKIKSLKPDLILASALYNEGAVIMDQARKMGIDVPFVGGNGFNSPEVIKIAGDAANGLIVATPWYGEKDDKKVQDFVKTYEDKYGKKPDQFAAQAYDALYIMAGALKKAGEADRDAVRDALAETKDFQGILGNFSFDKEGDVVMEPTVLVIDEGKFKVFE from the coding sequence ATGAGAAAGCAATTTAGAAGATTTGCCCAGTTTACGACCTTATCAAGTCTGCTATTGTTGTCGGCTTGTGGGGGTGCCCAGTCATCTGTAGAAAAGGAGGCAAACGGGGCAGGAGGAAAAGTAACAGCTGATATCGGAGTTATATCCTATATCAGCGGACCGGGAGCGGCCTATGGTGAAGCAATTACAAACGGGCTGAACCTTGCAAGTGAAGAAATTAATAAAAAGGGAGAAGTAGAGATCAACCTCGTCATTGAGGATTCCTCAGGTAAGCAGGATCAGGCATTAACCGCTGCGCAGAAATTGATGAATTCCGAAAATGTGACGGCTATTATTGGGCCAACCCTAAGTACCGAGATGAATGTAGTTGGTCCTGAAGCGGACCTGAATGGGGTGCCGATTATGGGAACATCTACTACTGCAGAAGGAATTCCGCAAATTGGTGAATATGTATTCCGTAATTCTCTTCCTGAAGCACTGGCTATTCCAGCAGCGATCGATAAAGCGATTGAAAAGTATGACGCTAAAAAAGTAGCAATCTTATATGGAAATGATGATGTGTTTACAAAGTCAGGATTCGATACGATGAAAAAGGCAGCTGAACAGAAGGGGCTTGAAATCTTGACCATTGAGACCTTCCAAAAAGGGCAATCTGACTATAATGCACAATTGACGAAGATTAAAAGTTTGAAACCGGATCTAATCCTGGCTTCCGCTCTTTATAACGAAGGTGCAGTCATTATGGACCAGGCACGTAAAATGGGAATTGATGTCCCGTTTGTCGGCGGGAATGGTTTCAACTCTCCTGAAGTGATCAAAATTGCTGGTGATGCTGCCAACGGCTTGATTGTGGCAACTCCCTGGTATGGTGAAAAAGACGATAAGAAAGTACAGGACTTCGTAAAAACGTATGAAGATAAATACGGCAAAAAGCCCGACCAGTTTGCTGCACAGGCGTATGACGCTCTTTATATTATGGCTGGAGCGTTAAAGAAGGCTGGAGAGGCAGACCGGGATGCAGTTCGAGATGCATTAGCGGAAACCAAAGATTTTCAGGGGATCCTTGGAAACTTTTCGTTTGATAAGGAAGGAGATGTTGTAATGGAGCCTACTGTACTTGTAATTGACGAAGGCAAGTTCAAGGTTTTTGAATAG
- a CDS encoding branched-chain amino acid ABC transporter permease, producing the protein MLIEQLINGITLGSIYAIVALGFTLVFGVLGIINMAHGEIFMFGAFIGVIVTSTFKGPLWLAFAAAVLVTGIMGYLLERFALRPLRNKQGVSHLAPLISTIGVSILLENLSHHLFGAGNHPFNNSFAEISFQIGSITVYLVQIVIFMISVILMYTLSYWLGKTKAGKALRATAENLETASLLGVDTKKTITMTVIIASAMGGIAGILVGMAFNSVTPQMGLSIGLKGLAIIILGGMGNVKGAMAGGLILGLAETFIVVYGDSGYRDAIAFVAIIVILLIRPQGLFGQKILA; encoded by the coding sequence ATGTTAATCGAACAGTTAATCAACGGTATTACCCTGGGCAGCATTTATGCCATTGTGGCACTCGGCTTTACACTCGTATTTGGGGTGCTTGGCATCATCAATATGGCCCATGGTGAAATATTCATGTTTGGAGCTTTTATAGGAGTTATTGTAACCTCCACTTTCAAAGGGCCACTATGGCTTGCTTTCGCAGCCGCTGTTTTGGTGACTGGGATAATGGGCTACTTACTGGAGCGCTTTGCATTGAGACCATTGCGAAATAAACAGGGAGTTTCACACCTTGCCCCTTTAATCAGTACCATTGGTGTTTCCATCTTGCTTGAAAACTTATCCCACCATTTATTTGGGGCAGGAAACCATCCCTTCAATAATTCTTTTGCGGAAATCAGCTTCCAGATTGGATCTATAACAGTGTATCTGGTCCAAATTGTCATTTTTATGATTTCTGTTATTTTAATGTACACACTATCGTATTGGCTTGGGAAGACAAAAGCAGGCAAAGCTCTTAGGGCGACGGCAGAGAACCTTGAAACGGCCAGTCTTCTTGGAGTCGATACGAAAAAGACAATCACCATGACTGTCATTATCGCTTCGGCTATGGGGGGAATTGCAGGAATCCTGGTCGGAATGGCGTTTAACTCGGTCACCCCTCAAATGGGCTTATCTATTGGCTTAAAAGGATTGGCCATTATCATTCTCGGTGGAATGGGAAATGTCAAGGGTGCTATGGCAGGCGGCCTGATCCTTGGATTGGCGGAAACCTTCATTGTGGTGTACGGAGACTCGGGCTATCGGGATGCAATTGCCTTTGTGGCAATCATTGTCATTCTCCTGATTAGGCCGCAGGGATTATTCGGCCAAAAAATTTTGGCGTAA
- a CDS encoding branched-chain amino acid ABC transporter permease produces MLGELINPYYLQVASFILINVILGISIYITLATGQLSLANAGFMGIGAYTSALLTLNFDISILVGILAGTLMAGLFGIIIGIPTLRLQGVYLAIVTLGFGEVLRVVLVNWESLTKGSIGLSTIPHLGREILRNFKEVGFDPGMIGLQNNQFIFLMVFLLLLFIVTGIVWFFRRQNRSRIGRAFAAIKLDEKAAESMGINITYFKVLAFTQGALLSGFAGALYAHVLAYISPADFAYHRAVEILIFAVFGGSEVIWGPVFGAFFLTVMPEVLRFISEYRYMIYGLIILIMMAVRPQGLIDVHLLKWLKMKTKKRGKEHGTANQKSA; encoded by the coding sequence ATGCTTGGAGAACTTATCAATCCATACTATTTACAGGTGGCTTCATTTATTTTGATCAATGTCATACTTGGCATAAGCATTTATATCACACTTGCTACCGGCCAACTTTCACTCGCAAATGCAGGGTTCATGGGAATAGGTGCCTATACATCGGCGCTTTTGACATTGAACTTCGATATTTCGATCCTGGTTGGCATTTTAGCCGGGACACTTATGGCAGGGTTGTTCGGTATTATTATTGGAATTCCGACACTTAGGCTTCAAGGAGTTTATTTGGCCATCGTTACTCTCGGATTTGGAGAAGTCCTCCGTGTTGTTTTAGTAAACTGGGAGTCTTTGACGAAAGGATCTATTGGGTTATCTACTATTCCACATCTTGGGAGGGAAATCCTCAGAAATTTTAAGGAAGTGGGCTTTGACCCGGGGATGATAGGTTTGCAAAACAATCAATTCATTTTTTTGATGGTTTTTCTGCTCTTATTATTCATTGTGACGGGGATTGTCTGGTTTTTCAGAAGACAAAACCGCTCTCGGATCGGGCGGGCGTTTGCTGCCATCAAATTGGATGAAAAGGCAGCTGAATCAATGGGGATCAATATCACTTACTTTAAAGTTCTTGCTTTTACACAGGGGGCTTTGCTTTCCGGATTTGCTGGAGCCTTGTATGCTCACGTGCTTGCCTATATCAGTCCGGCTGACTTTGCTTACCATAGGGCAGTAGAGATTTTGATTTTTGCAGTGTTTGGTGGCAGCGAGGTCATTTGGGGGCCGGTTTTTGGAGCATTCTTTTTAACTGTCATGCCTGAAGTTCTTCGCTTTATCAGTGAGTACCGTTATATGATTTATGGTTTGATTATCCTCATCATGATGGCTGTCCGTCCTCAGGGACTCATTGACGTTCATCTTCTTAAATGGCTGAAGATGAAAACGAAGAAAAGGGGGAAAGAGCATGGTACTGCAAATCAAAAAAGTGCGTAA
- a CDS encoding ABC transporter ATP-binding protein: protein MVLQIKKVRKNFGGISAVSDVTFSINKGEIFGLIGPNGAGKTTMFNLVTSMFPLTSGEIVFNGENISGIKPHLITRKGICRTFQNIRLFPEMTAAENVMVGEHCRSKSGVLSSVFRTKAQRREEVHIRSRANQLLEFVGLAGYGEIVADSLSYGQQRRLEIARALASDPQLLLLDEPAAGMNETETSSLFELIKKIQANGVTVLLIEHDMPLVMNLCDRIAVLNFGRKIAEGTPAEIQNNPDVIEAYLGSEEDEIYA from the coding sequence ATGGTACTGCAAATCAAAAAAGTGCGTAAAAATTTTGGCGGAATAAGTGCAGTGTCCGATGTCACCTTTTCCATCAATAAAGGTGAAATCTTCGGGCTAATCGGACCGAATGGAGCAGGAAAAACGACGATGTTCAATTTAGTTACATCGATGTTTCCCCTAACATCAGGAGAAATTGTTTTTAACGGGGAAAATATTAGCGGAATCAAGCCACACCTGATTACAAGAAAAGGGATTTGCCGTACATTTCAAAATATCCGCCTGTTCCCTGAAATGACAGCGGCAGAAAACGTCATGGTAGGGGAGCATTGCCGGAGCAAGTCGGGTGTATTAAGCAGTGTCTTCAGAACAAAAGCACAGCGACGAGAAGAGGTGCATATACGAAGCAGAGCGAATCAATTGCTAGAGTTTGTCGGCCTGGCGGGATATGGGGAGATAGTTGCAGACAGCCTGTCTTACGGTCAGCAAAGAAGGCTGGAAATTGCCAGAGCTCTGGCAAGTGATCCACAATTGCTGCTGCTTGATGAACCGGCAGCCGGGATGAACGAAACCGAAACAAGCAGTTTGTTTGAGTTGATAAAAAAGATACAGGCAAATGGCGTTACTGTCCTGCTGATCGAGCATGATATGCCGCTAGTGATGAATTTGTGTGACCGGATTGCGGTGCTTAACTTTGGCAGGAAAATTGCCGAGGGCACACCTGCTGAAATACAGAATAATCCTGATGTCATCGAGGCATATCTCGGGAGTGAGGAGGATGAAATATATGCTTAA
- a CDS encoding ABC transporter ATP-binding protein translates to MLKVQGISTSYGKISVLKNISLEVEESSIVTILGANGAGKSTTMKTICGLLKPQEGKVEFLGEDVTGRRPDQLVRTGIALVPEGRQILSGMTVLENLEMGAYHRKDHEIKHDIEKVMDRFPILEERQQQLGGTLSGGQQQMLAIARAILSRPKLLLLDEPSMGLAPLVVADIFKIIKEINKTGTTVLLVEQNARLALRISDYGYVLETGKIVAEGKSSDLLTDPRIMEAYLGRKSS, encoded by the coding sequence ATGCTTAAGGTTCAGGGTATTTCTACTTCCTATGGAAAAATCAGTGTGCTGAAAAATATAAGTCTTGAGGTTGAGGAAAGCAGCATTGTTACCATCCTTGGTGCAAATGGTGCTGGTAAATCCACTACAATGAAAACGATCTGCGGCCTTTTAAAACCCCAGGAGGGAAAGGTAGAATTTCTTGGAGAGGATGTAACAGGAAGGCGGCCGGATCAGCTGGTGCGAACAGGAATTGCCCTTGTTCCTGAAGGAAGGCAAATTCTTTCAGGTATGACCGTGCTCGAAAATCTGGAAATGGGTGCCTATCACCGCAAGGATCATGAGATTAAACATGATATTGAAAAAGTGATGGATAGATTCCCGATACTAGAGGAAAGGCAGCAGCAACTGGGTGGGACCCTCTCTGGTGGACAACAGCAAATGCTTGCAATCGCGAGGGCAATCTTGAGCCGACCAAAACTTTTATTGCTAGATGAACCTTCAATGGGACTGGCTCCACTTGTTGTTGCCGACATTTTCAAGATCATCAAGGAGATTAACAAAACAGGGACAACCGTTCTCCTTGTGGAACAGAATGCAAGGCTGGCTCTCCGTATTTCTGATTATGGATATGTGCTTGAAACAGGAAAAATTGTCGCAGAAGGAAAATCCAGTGACCTTTTGACCGACCCGCGGATCATGGAGGCCTATCTTGGACGGAAATCAAGTTAA
- a CDS encoding GNAT family N-acetyltransferase — MLFKNSLAGIQPEMLEGFFVGWPTPPSPETHFKLLKNSSKVILAFDKESERVVGFITAISDGVLSAYIPFLEVLPEFKNRGIGKELVNRMMTELHDIYMIDLCCDDDLVPYYEKLGMIKANGMLLRNYEMQSGIIKSS, encoded by the coding sequence GTGTTATTTAAAAATTCGCTTGCAGGTATACAACCTGAAATGTTGGAAGGCTTCTTTGTCGGTTGGCCAACGCCACCAAGTCCAGAGACTCATTTCAAATTATTAAAAAACAGCAGCAAAGTCATCTTAGCATTCGATAAAGAGTCTGAACGAGTTGTTGGTTTCATCACAGCAATCAGTGATGGGGTCCTATCAGCCTATATTCCCTTCTTAGAAGTGCTGCCAGAATTTAAAAATAGAGGAATCGGCAAGGAATTAGTCAATCGAATGATGACAGAACTTCATGATATATATATGATTGACTTGTGTTGTGATGATGACCTTGTCCCCTATTATGAAAAGCTGGGTATGATAAAGGCAAATGGGATGCTTTTAAGGAATTATGAGATGCAGTCTGGGATTATTAAAAGTTCTTAG